CGCCGCAACAGGTGGAACATCTGCGCCGCCTGGCTGGGCATGCATACCTGCATGTTTTCCTCCGCGCACAATTGCAGCAGGCGCTCCGGGCGCGCCGAGGAATGTTCCGGCCCCTGGCCGTCGTAGCCGTGCGGCAGGAATACGGTCAGGCCGCACAGCCGGGCCCATTTCGCCTCGCAGGAGCTGAGGAACTGATCGAAGATCACCTGCGCCCCGTTGGCGAAATCCCCGAACTGCGCCTCCCATATCACCAGGGCATTCGGCTCGGCGCTGCTGTAGCCGTACTCGAAGGCCAGCACGGCCTCCTCGGAGAGGGTGGAGTCTATGGTCAGAAACGACGCCTGTTCGGGGTGCACATGCTGCAACGGCAGGTGCTTCCTGCCGGTTTCCTGGTCGTACAGCACGGCGTGGCGGTGGAAGAAGGTGCCGCGGCCGCAGTCCTGCCCCGAGATGCGCACGGAGAAGCCCTGCTCCACCAAGGAGGCGCAAGCCAGGGCCTCGGCAAAGCCCCAGTCGGCAGGGGCTTCGCCCGCGCTCATGCGCCGCCGACCGTTCATGATGCGGGCGACGCTGGGGTGCAGCCGGAAGCCCTCGGGGGCGGCGGCGAGGCGCTCGCCGAGGCGGGCGATGTCGGAGCGGGACAGGCGCGTATCCGCGGGCGCGTCCCAGCGGGTGCCGCGGAAAGGTTGGAAATTGATGCGAAACTCGGGATCGCCGTCCTCTTCCGTGGTCTTGGGGCCGGGGCGGTTTTCTTCCAGAGAACGGGTATATTCCTCGGCCATCCGGGCCGGCTCCGCGGGCTCGATCACTCCTTGCGAAACCAGAAGCTCGGCGTAGCGATGGGCCGCGTCGGGGTGCTGGCGGATGCGCCGATACATGATCGGTTGCGTGACGGCCGGTTCGTCCGCCTCGCTGTGGCCGTGCCGGCGATAGCAAACGATGTCTATGACCACGTCCTTGCTGAACGCCATGCGAAATTCCAGGGCCAGGAGGCCGGCAAAGATCAGCGACTCGATATCGTCGGCGTTGACGTGGAATACCGGCGCCTGCACCATCTTGGCCACGTCCGTGCAATAGAGCGTGGAGCGAGCGTCCAGAGGGTCGCTGGTGGTAAAGCCGATCTGGTTGTTGACGATGATGTGCACGGTGCCCCCGGTGGCGTAGCCGCGCGCCTGCGACAAATTGAAGGTCTCCGCCACCACGCCCTGGCCGGCAAAGGCCGCATCGCCATGGATCAGGACCGGGAGCACTTGGCCGCGGACGATATCGCCGCGGCGGTCCTGGCGCGCCCGCACCGAACCCTCGACCACCGGCCCGATGATCTCCAGGTGCGAGGGGTTGAAGGCCAGCGTCAGGTGCACGGACGACTCCGGCAATCGCACATCGGCCGAGTACCCCATGTGATACTTGACGTCCCCGGAGCCGCCATCCGAGCGCGCGCCAAGGTCCTCGAACTCCTGGAACAGCTCTTGCGGCGACTTGCCCAGCGCGTTGACCAACACATTCAGGCGCCCCCGGTGCGCCATGCCGATGACGAACTCCCGCGTGCCGTGCTCGGTGCCGGAGCGGGCGATCAATTGATGCAGCAGCGGGATCAGGCTCTCCCCCCCCTCCAGGGAAAAGCGCTTCTGCCCCACATACCTGTTGTGCAGATATTGCTCCAGGGTCCGGGCGCGCACCAGTTCTTTCAGGATGCGCCGCCGCTCCTCGGGGGAGAACTCGCGGCGGCCGCGGCAGCGTTCCAGCCGCTCCTGGATCCACCGTTTCTGCGCGGTCTCGGTGATGTGCATGTACTCGGCGCCGATATTGTCGCAATAGGTCTGCTGCACGATCTCGCAGATCTCGCGCAACGTCGTCCGGTCGGGGCCGAACAGGGAACCCGTGTCGAACACGGTGTCCATATCCTTTTCCGTGAAGCCGTAATAGCCGGGATGCAACTCTTGCACGTCCGGGCGCTCGTGCTGCTGCAGGGGGTCCAGTTGCGCCTGCCGGTGACCGCGAAACCGGTGCGAGTTGATCAATTGCAGCACGCGGGACTGCTGGTCCGCATCCACCGCCGCCCCGGTGCGCCTGCCCGCCGCCGCCGGCGCGCCGCCGGCCAGGCCGCGAAAGAACTCGCGCCATGCGGGCGCCAGGCTGCCGGGGTCGCGCTGGAAGGCCTCCTGCAAATCCTGCAGGTAGGCGCGGTTGCCCCCGCTCAGACAGTCGTTCGCGTTGTCGGACATGAGTCTTTGCCGCTGTTCGTTTGCCGCTTCCCGGCGGCGCCGCTTCCTGGCGGCGGGCCATCGTTGCCGGATTGCGCGGGCGCAACGGGCCTCGCGCCAAATCCGCGAAAATTCGCTTGCCTTTGCGACCGTCCCCTCATACGGATGCAGTGTATTCCATTCCCGCCGGGCAGGTAAAGAAAAAAGGCGCAGTCAAGGACGCGGGGCGGACGGGGCCCCGGCGCCCGGGCGGCCGCTGCCGCCAGGCACGGACGGGCAACGCCCCGCCGCCGCCGGCGCCTTTGTAATACAATGCGGGAACGCGAAAGTGGCGGAATTGGAAGACGCGCCGGCTTTAGGTGCCGGTGGGGCAACCCGTGAGAGTTCGAATCTCTCCTTTCGCACCAGGCCCAGGCGTGCCGCCGCCCGGGCCGGCAGGCAGGCATGATTCAGGGAGCGCGCCGCGGCGCCGATGAAAGTAACGATCGAAAAGGAGGGGCGTCTCGGGCGCCGGGTAAAGGTGCGGGTCCCCGCGGAACGGCTCGCCTCCGAGGTCGAGGCGCGCCTGCAAAAGCTGTCCCGCACCGCCCGCGTACAAGGGTTTCGCAAGGGGAAGGCGCCCCCGCATATCATGCGCCTGCACTACGGCGACTCCGTGCGGCGCAAGGCCACCGAAGAGCTGGTGCGCGAAACCCTGCAACAGGCGCTGGAGCAGGCCGAGCTGCGCCCCGTCCATACGCCCCAGGTCGAATTGGACGCAGGCGGCACGGAGGAATTGCGCTACACCGCCGTCTTCGACATCCTGCCCGAGATCAAGCTGCGGCCGTTGCAGACGCTGACCCTGGAAAATCCGCAATGCGCGATTAACGAAGAGGATATAGACCGCAGCGTGACGGCCCTGCGTCGCCACCGGCAACGGCTGGAACCGTTGGCGCGGCCGGCACAGGCCGGCGACATCGTAGAATTCGATTACCGCCTGCAGGCGCCGGACGGCAGCGAGGCAAAACAGAACCAGGCGCAATGGCGGACGCAGCGGGTGGAACTGGGCCAGGACGGCGGCCTGCCGGCGAACCTGAACGAGGGCTTGCTGGGGCTGCGGGCGGAGGAAACGCGGCTGCTGCATCTCCGGCAACCGGGGGCGGCCGCCGACGCGCAAGCGCTGCCTTGCCAGGTGCGGGTCCGGGGCGTATTCCGCGGGGTACTGCCGGAAATTGACGAGGACTTCTGCCGCGCGCTGGGGGTAACCGAGGGCGGGTTGCCGGCGTTGCGCCGCGAGGTGCGCCGCAACCTGGAACTGGAGAAGCAACACCGGCTGCGCGGCCTGCTGTGGCGAAACGCATGCCGCGCTCTGGTCGAGGCGCACGAATTCGACGTACCCGAGTCGCTGGTCCGGCGCGAGACGGAACGCGGGCTGGCCCTGGGAATAGCCCCGAAAGATGCCGAACAACAGGCGCGACTACAGGTGCGCGAACAGTTGATCGTAGGCGAGATCGTGCGCCGGCAGGGGCTGCGCCCCGCCCCGGAGCGGGTCCGAGCCCTCCTGGAACAGGCCGCGGCCGGCCACCGCGACCCGCATTCCGTGATCGAGTGGCATTACGCGGACCCGCGCCGCCTGCGGCAATTCGAATCCATGGCCCTGGAAGAGGCAATCGTCGCCCTGTTGCTGGACCAGGCCCGGGTCCGCGAGGTCCAGGTGGATTACGCGCTTCTGACAAACCCGGGCGGTTCGGGTTAAGATGCGCCCCTGGCGGCCACAGGGCCAAAGAGAACGCCGCACAAGAACCGATTCAACTCAGGGCGCGGAGGCTACGCGATGAACGATTCCATGGGATGCGATATGGCGCCCCGCGGACTGAACCTGGTCCCGATGGTGGTGGAGCAGACGCCGCGCGGGGAGCGCGCCTACGACATTTACTCCCGCCTGCTCAAGGAGCGGGTGGTCTTTTTAGTAGGCCCCGTCGAGGACCATGCCGCCAACCTGATCATCGCGCAGCTGCTGTTCCTGGAATCCGAGAACCCCGACAAGGAGATCTACCTGTACATCAACTCGCCGGGGGGCTCCATCTCCGCCGGACTCGCCATCTACGACACCATGCAGTTCGTCAAGCCCCACATCAGCACCATGTGCGTGGGCCAGGCCGCCAGCATGGGCGCGTTGCTGCTGGCAGGCGGCCAGCAGGGCAAGAGGTATTGCCTGCCGCACTCCCGCCTGATGATCCACCAACCCCTGGGCGGCTTCCAGGGGCAGGCTACCGATGTGGACATCCATGCCCGCGAGATCCTCCGGGCCAAGGAGCGCATCCAGGAAATCCTGGTGCGGCACACGGGCCAAAACCTCGAGATCATTCGCCGCGACACCGAGCGCGATTGCTTTATGGGGGCGGAAGAGGCGCGGGAATACGGCTTGGTGGACAAAGTGTTGACGCGGCGCGAAAAGAGCGAAAAGCAATAATGCGCCCCCGGCCTCTCCGCCGAATGCGCCAGTCTTCCGTATGTCCGGGCCTGAATATGCTATTATGTGGGTAACGTCCAGGGAGAAAACTGCGGGCACTGCGACATGAGTGACGGCAACTCAGGCAAAGGAATCAGGAAAAACGACCGCCTATTGTACTGCTCGTTCTGCGGCAAGAGCCAGCACGAGGTGCGTAAGTTGATCGCGGGGCCGAATGTCTTTATCTGCGACGAATGCGTCGGCTTGTGCAACGATATCATCCGCGAAGAGAACGAAGAGAAATCGCCGTTAAACAAGGGCAATACTCTTCCCAAGCCCCGCGAGATAAAAAAGATCCTGGACGAGTACGTGATCGGCCAGGAGGAAGCCAAAAAAATCCTCTCGGTAGCGGTTTACAACCACTACAAGCGCATGGAACAGGGGGTCAATCGCCCTCCCGACGTCGAGATCGCCAAGAGCAACGTGCTGTTGATCGGCCCCACCGGCAGCGGCAAAACCCTGCTGGCGGAGACGCTGGCCCGGTTGCTGAATGTCCCTTTCACCATCGCCGACGCTACGACCCTGACGGAAGCCGGGTATGTAGGGGAAGACGTGGAGAACATCATCCAGAAGTTGCTGCAGAAGTGCGACTACGATGTCGAAAAGGCGCAAACCGGCATCGTATATATAGACG
This sequence is a window from Gammaproteobacteria bacterium. Protein-coding genes within it:
- a CDS encoding 2-oxoglutarate dehydrogenase E1 component produces the protein MSDNANDCLSGGNRAYLQDLQEAFQRDPGSLAPAWREFFRGLAGGAPAAAGRRTGAAVDADQQSRVLQLINSHRFRGHRQAQLDPLQQHERPDVQELHPGYYGFTEKDMDTVFDTGSLFGPDRTTLREICEIVQQTYCDNIGAEYMHITETAQKRWIQERLERCRGRREFSPEERRRILKELVRARTLEQYLHNRYVGQKRFSLEGGESLIPLLHQLIARSGTEHGTREFVIGMAHRGRLNVLVNALGKSPQELFQEFEDLGARSDGGSGDVKYHMGYSADVRLPESSVHLTLAFNPSHLEIIGPVVEGSVRARQDRRGDIVRGQVLPVLIHGDAAFAGQGVVAETFNLSQARGYATGGTVHIIVNNQIGFTTSDPLDARSTLYCTDVAKMVQAPVFHVNADDIESLIFAGLLALEFRMAFSKDVVIDIVCYRRHGHSEADEPAVTQPIMYRRIRQHPDAAHRYAELLVSQGVIEPAEPARMAEEYTRSLEENRPGPKTTEEDGDPEFRINFQPFRGTRWDAPADTRLSRSDIARLGERLAAAPEGFRLHPSVARIMNGRRRMSAGEAPADWGFAEALACASLVEQGFSVRISGQDCGRGTFFHRHAVLYDQETGRKHLPLQHVHPEQASFLTIDSTLSEEAVLAFEYGYSSAEPNALVIWEAQFGDFANGAQVIFDQFLSSCEAKWARLCGLTVFLPHGYDGQGPEHSSARPERLLQLCAEENMQVCMPSQAAQMFHLLRRQMLRPYRKPLIVLTPKSLLRQQLSASPVEEFADTGFCAVFDERDELNPDAVRRLILCSGKVYYDLLQARRQAELQDTAILRIEQLYPFPERELRQLLRRYPQAREITWAQEEPENQGMWSYMQSPWALRGCLKARQKLLYAGRRCSAAPAGGSRALHLEQQQRLVAMALQTSDPTDRSGERQRKSA
- the tig gene encoding trigger factor; the encoded protein is MKVTIEKEGRLGRRVKVRVPAERLASEVEARLQKLSRTARVQGFRKGKAPPHIMRLHYGDSVRRKATEELVRETLQQALEQAELRPVHTPQVELDAGGTEELRYTAVFDILPEIKLRPLQTLTLENPQCAINEEDIDRSVTALRRHRQRLEPLARPAQAGDIVEFDYRLQAPDGSEAKQNQAQWRTQRVELGQDGGLPANLNEGLLGLRAEETRLLHLRQPGAAADAQALPCQVRVRGVFRGVLPEIDEDFCRALGVTEGGLPALRREVRRNLELEKQHRLRGLLWRNACRALVEAHEFDVPESLVRRETERGLALGIAPKDAEQQARLQVREQLIVGEIVRRQGLRPAPERVRALLEQAAAGHRDPHSVIEWHYADPRRLRQFESMALEEAIVALLLDQARVREVQVDYALLTNPGGSG
- the clpP gene encoding ATP-dependent Clp endopeptidase proteolytic subunit ClpP — encoded protein: MVPMVVEQTPRGERAYDIYSRLLKERVVFLVGPVEDHAANLIIAQLLFLESENPDKEIYLYINSPGGSISAGLAIYDTMQFVKPHISTMCVGQAASMGALLLAGGQQGKRYCLPHSRLMIHQPLGGFQGQATDVDIHAREILRAKERIQEILVRHTGQNLEIIRRDTERDCFMGAEEAREYGLVDKVLTRREKSEKQ